One Sandaracinaceae bacterium DNA window includes the following coding sequences:
- a CDS encoding DUF615 domain-containing protein — protein sequence MHSTDPEAPDPYEGVPSRGARRKEQHEVTSEMASLGLALAAMTPAVRAKLELPDALEQALRELAGASKGAHVRQRRFVARQLRSYDGKALAHAVALLDPSSPVSLARAQLIERWRDRLMDARRVDEGSEEFLTTYPTAERQTLRQLVRGASKEAGDTEDQAARGKSASAKRRALYQYIRERIAEADPRPTALRPLEGDDAADHGDDDESDDESD from the coding sequence GTTCCGTCTCGGGGCGCACGCCGCAAGGAGCAGCACGAGGTCACGTCCGAGATGGCGAGCCTCGGCCTGGCGCTGGCGGCCATGACGCCCGCCGTGCGTGCGAAGCTGGAGCTCCCGGACGCGCTCGAGCAGGCGCTCCGCGAGCTGGCCGGCGCCAGCAAGGGGGCCCACGTTCGTCAGCGGCGCTTCGTGGCGCGGCAGCTGCGCTCCTATGACGGCAAGGCGCTCGCGCACGCGGTGGCCCTGCTGGACCCGTCCAGCCCCGTGTCCCTGGCGCGTGCCCAGCTCATCGAGCGCTGGCGCGACCGCCTCATGGACGCGCGCCGTGTGGACGAGGGCAGCGAAGAGTTCCTGACCACGTACCCCACGGCCGAGCGTCAGACGCTGCGGCAGCTGGTGCGCGGGGCGTCCAAGGAGGCCGGCGACACCGAGGACCAGGCTGCGCGCGGCAAGAGCGCCTCGGCCAAGCGGCGGGCGCTCTACCAGTACATCCGCGAGCGCATCGCGGAGGCCGACCCGCGTCCCACCGCGTTGCGCCCGCTGGAGGGAGACGACGCCGCGGACCACGGGGACGACGACGAAAGCGACGACGAGTCGGACTGA